CACAACTGTGAACCAAGAACCACTAACGCAAAACTGTTACAAACTTAATGAAAGATGAGATATTGAGAGATGTatgctattaataataaataggcctacataaataaaataacagattaTTGCCTAGACAAGAGTTTTATCATGTTAATACAAGAGTGAGGAAAGAAAATACCCTGAACCACTTAAGATCTCTTGGAGGAAGGAGATGAATTGTAGTTTGCAAGTTTAAGCAACACATCTTCTCTTTATGGAGATTCTAATGGTCCATTTGAATGATCCCCAAATCATTTGCAGTTTTCTCAATCACTTCAACTGGACACATTAGGTGTGTTTCAGCACTGTCTGCTTTCATAATTGAGAGTTAAAAGATAAAGATCGCATATTATAAAACACAGACTTACTCAAACAGAACAACAGCAAAGGACTGCACCAGCCTGTAGAAGGTCTGCTCTGAGACGCATTTCGAATTACAGCGCTGTGGACAGAAGAAAAGCATATTTATATCTCAATCCTCCCTGTCTGCAGATCTCAGAAGTATTTCACTGATTTTGTGGattattgtgttttaaagtttttatATTCAATTGTAGGGTTTTGCATGACATGACAACTCTAAAAATTGTATCTaagcagattaaaaaataatcgtCCCTCTAAAATGCATAACTGTCTATTCCAGTCCTACTTTTGTTATCTTGGCAAGCAAGTTATTTGTCCTTCCAGTACACTGCAGATTAATGTGTTATGATCAGATTAACACTGAAATCAGTTATGgtctattaaatgtatttaataccagctttaataattattttttggcAAAAGTTAAAGACATTATCCTCCTTCTTTCATTATTACTTGTGAAGTatatacaaaatacagaaagtaCAATGTCTGCAAGTTATCTTTGCTAAAGCTGTGCTTATAGAGTTACAACTGGTGAAAAGATGTTCCatgcatatatattattaaacactGGGTTTTAATATCTTTCAATGCAattcaaatgtgtttattttgttatatagtGCACTCAAGTCATTCCCCCTTTTCAAATCAATGGGAAAAATATTTTCACTAACAACTAGGCCTATATATATTATGcatcaaatatatgtttttttttaataaaacaaaattcccAACTATAATACACACTGAAATTACACTGATGGTTTTTGACTTATCTATTTTACCCTCATAACATGTTTACTTGAGTGTAAACTTCCACTGCATGCAATTATTGGCTGATGTGAAGAGGCAGTTGAATTTATGGCTCAGTGCTTTGTGTGTATATGGCTGGATGCTGCACacattctgctgcagcagactgaAAAAGGTATAACGACAGGAAGGCTGCCATCTAAAAAGGTCCCTAAAAAGACACTGCATAAACACAGAATGTGCATTAGTACATAGTCCTACTACATTCAAAGTAACAGCTGTGAGACGGAGATAGCTTGCAGCACAACACAAATCACAAATCAGAGTAGACACAAACAGCACTATCTGAAGCCTTACAACAGACAAGGAAGTGTAGCAGACAATTACTGTTAAACAGGAGGGTATTTTTGGCATGGCAGTGCACAGAGTATCCCCCAGTCAACCTCAACCATTTTTTACCTGAGCGCTGACGTATTTGGCGAACCACTCCCTGCCTTTGCCATTCTCTCCACTGCATAGCTCTCCAAACCGAGCCTTCTCCTCCTGTTCAAACTCATCCCTGCAAAAGAGAACAAAAGCAAGTTAAAAACAATGAATTTCTTAACCAGAGACACCACAGTTGTCACCACAGTCATATTTCTGTACACATGCAAACACATCTAAGATGCCTTGGAAAGTTACACATACACAGAAATATTAGTTTGGtgcaacatttttaataaatctgACACCTGCTGTCATAACCATATAAACTGTAAAGCACTGGCTGATTTCAGAATGATCTGTGAGATCTTCAGTGATCAGTGATCTATGACTGCAAGCAAATCCTGACTTCTACCCATTAGCAAATGTTTTAGGGTTCTTTCAAAAGGGTTTTTGTTATAGTGTATATGCTAGAGTATATGCTGGCTACaggatgctgtgtgtgtgtgtgtgtatacacactAACCAGCTTCAATTATGCAACATAGGTTATTGAGGTCACGGGGAGCTGTACTAATGTATCATCGTAATTGCTTGTAATTAATGCAAGACCATTTGGAAAATGAATTACGCAACAAATACAAGGTAATGTTTGTGAGGCTCATTAGCAATGAGACAGGCAGCAGACTGTAGTCTCATTCATTGAATGTGAGGAAATGAATGACTGGGGTATCCTGTTCCATCAACAACTTCTCCCAGACACATATTGTGTAAAGCAGTGCCGTGTAAGTTTTGAGAAATGAACAAATAATTTTTTTCTTGCAAGCAACTTAAATGGCCTTCACTTTTGCCACAAACACCATTCCTGGTGCAGCTCATTAAGCCCCATCACAACTTGAATCCCAAACCCTGTGTGACGTGCAAGTGTTCAGTCTGTATCCATATCAGAGAAATCCGCTCTGAGGAAGCAAAGTGACCTTTTGCTGAATTGGGTTTCATCTCTAGCTCCTTCAGAACTGTCACATTTAGTTACCCATGAAGCCCTTCACAGGAGACAGCATTTTCCTCCAACCATGTTGTGTTTACAGCCAGTCTCAAAACAGCCCTGGGAGATGAGGCCGAGTCAAGCACAGGCACGTGGGTAATGACATTCCTGATCTTGTAGGACTCCTGTGGCTACTTCCCATTAGTCGGCAGTTCAAACTTTATGTTGCAAAGAGAAATATAATGTCTGAATGCTTAGTGAGTAACTGACTTGAACTGCGTGTGGACAAACTAAGGGCAACAGCAGACTGAATCCCCCCTACGAATCAGTGACCTAGTGCACCGTTTTCCTAGTTTCTCTCAAAACAAATCCAGGAGGATACTaccctattttatttatttttaaatgacacaCTGCTGCATGCATGACCATTATGAATTTGTTTGACCCTGTTGCTGAAGATCCACTATCACGGTCTACATACTTGAAGGATCATTCCAAACCAAGTGCCAAGGATTTGCTTACCCCTACTTACCGTAAACAGTGCTACCGTCTAACAAGGTGCCCATCACTCACTCACCGTCCATGAAACATCTTCTCCACATAGGCCTTCATGAACTCCCTGCGCTCAGCCGACTCCTCGTCCTCCACAGACTCAGCACTCTGATTGGAGGAAAATGACTCATTGGAGGAGGAGCGGCGCGAAGTACTCCAGCCCCCGTGGGAGGGGGAGTCTGTAGCCTCATGTTCACTGTCTGCCGACTCCGTGGCCTCACTCTCGTTTCCCGGGTCCTCTGCGTGGGTCCTGCTCTCAACCGGCACCTCCGAGGTGTGAACGCTCTCGGGCTCGTAGCCGTCATCCACAGTGGCTTCTGTAACATAAGCCCCATCATCCGGTTGGCCCTCAGTGCTCACAACAGCTTCCTCCATCGTGTCCTCTCCAGGGTCAGGGACAAAGGAGTCTGTCTGATAGTGTTCGTTGCCATTCAAGACCGAATCCTGGCTCTCCTCGGGGACTGCAGCTCCTGTCCCGAAGGAGTCCATGTCAAAGTAACTGGTGTTCTGTTGCGCTGTCACAGCAGGCGGAGTCTCGCACGGTTCAGCATCGAAGTCTATCAGATTACCAACTGCAACACCTTCAACCTCCATGATGGCAAGGAAAAGACCTCAAAAACAACCGTATTCACAAATACAAGAAATGACAAGTCTTCACTGGATCAACTTGCTACAGAGTTTGATCTCTGGGGGGGCAACCCACAGCTTGCTCATTGTGGGTCTGTCACCTGAAATGACACAGAAGGAAAAagattgcattattttattttaagaactgaATTCAAAAGATTACAGGGAAAACACATTGGAAAGTAGTACAATTCTGATCCTGTTCTTTCGACCATAGAAATCGGAAACAAATTcctatgttaaaaaaaagtaactCCCCTTAAAGTAAAGGGATGATAAAATGATAATCCCTCTAGACCAGGAGTGTTAAACATTTAGTCACTGGGGGCCACAGGGTCAATCTCATTAATTGCACAATAAGATGTTAAAGGTTTTTTCCAAAAGTCTTTTGTAGCAGATCATTTAAGACATTTGATTCAAGATACAGTACCACTAAAGCCAACACCAAAATAATTGCCAAATCcaattatacaaataattagACTGATTAGGTATCTGAGAGCTTGAAatggaacaaaaaaacaccagatCTCCAATCACTGGACAGTGTTACATCCCTGCCCTTGAAAGAACAGACACTTGAAACTGTCAAATGTTAATTGCTGCTGTGCTTTCTGAGGAGGTGGAATTGAGTTTTCTAAAGCTTTACTGCTGCAAAGGCTGGGATATGTTACATATTCTATGAAATGTCACACAGAGCATGACTCAGAACATCATTATAGCCAATCATCAGCTGAGAATATTTTCTATAATGTGAGCGCCTCTCTGGTGTATCAGAACCAATATTGAAAAAGTGCTGAAACATGGGCCCTGAGCTGTGATAAGGTCACAATACTGTACAATGGATTTCCATGAGGCAGGTGACAAATATTAACACAGGGACAGGGAGGTAATTACAGCTTTTGAACACCACAAATTATTCAGATTGAAACAGGAATTTATATAAAAAGGAGGGTTTAGTGAGTGTGAAGCTCTTGCAGCTGGCACTGTTAAATATATGTTCTGCAGTATGCTGTGACCTTTCGATAATAAAGGGATAGAAGACAACAGAAGCTATCACACTGCAATTTTCCCAGAATCCTGCATCATCACATAAGACAAGTGACATGAAAATTAGACCCAGGCTGAATTTCATACTGTTTAAGAACAAAGAGGCAGATGTGTATTGTTATACTActgtacttttatttaaaattccTCATCTTTAAAATGCAATGAGCATTCTCTCACATTTTATAGTGACCTCTTcgacagaaagaaagaagaaatgtTAAAgttctgaaggaaaaaaaaacactaaatactaaaacaaatacttttaGTATTAGAGCTGAGCTAAAATAATTCTGTTTCTGTTAAGGCAAAGCTTATTTAACTGTCAGTAGAGATATCATGTTTAATTCATCATGGAAATTTATACAGTATTAGAACTCCATTGCAACTAATTTCCTGGCATTTCTAAACACAGCAAAACCGACATGCATCAGTGAATGACAAAT
This DNA window, taken from Amia ocellicauda isolate fAmiCal2 chromosome 9, fAmiCal2.hap1, whole genome shotgun sequence, encodes the following:
- the kiaa0513 gene encoding uncharacterized protein KIAA0513 homolog isoform X2, with translation MEVEGVAVGNLIDFDAEPCETPPAVTAQQNTSYFDMDSFGTGAAVPEESQDSVLNGNEHYQTDSFVPDPGEDTMEEAVVSTEGQPDDGAYVTEATVDDGYEPESVHTSEVPVESRTHAEDPGNESEATESADSEHEATDSPSHGGWSTSRRSSSNESFSSNQSAESVEDEESAERREFMKAYVEKMFHGRDEFEQEEKARFGELCSGENGKGREWFAKYVSAQRCNSKCVSEQTFYRLVQSFAVVLFECYQMDDYGPAKNLMTMCFTYYHLGKMQLSPTELLEKPMAGVNSYIQTANTWLAGKKDIAERLLKNTSAKTENVKGFFGGLESKLRGPAPKKNDDVENKTEGKPKKTVVIESPEEKKGEKIYLYTHLKQQPIWHTLRFWNAAFFDAVHCERKKRSPTTREKWCHMTQEEKDDSLRFNENITFGQLGTFTHNMLAFGLSKKLCNDFLKKQAVIGNLNEEQYKLLSDHIEQMAVE
- the kiaa0513 gene encoding uncharacterized protein KIAA0513 homolog isoform X1, which translates into the protein MEVEGVAVGNLIDFDAEPCETPPAVTAQQNTSYFDMDSFGTGAAVPEESQDSVLNGNEHYQTDSFVPDPGEDTMEEAVVSTEGQPDDGAYVTEATVDDGYEPESVHTSEVPVESRTHAEDPGNESEATESADSEHEATDSPSHGGWSTSRRSSSNESFSSNQSAESVEDEESAERREFMKAYVEKMFHGRDEFEQEEKARFGELCSGENGKGREWFAKYVSAQRCNSKCVSEQTFYRLVQSFAVVLFECYQMDDYGPAKNLMTMCFTYYHLGKMQLSPTELLEKPMAGVNSYIQTANTWLAGKKDIAERLLKNTSAKTENVKGFFGGLESKLRGPAPKKNDDVENKTEGKPKKTVVIESPEEKKGEKIYLYTHLKQQPIWHTLRFWNAAFFDAVHCERKKRSPTTRKTAEEEKEEREKWCHMTQEEKDDSLRFNENITFGQLGTFTHNMLAFGLSKKLCNDFLKKQAVIGNLNEEQYKLLSDHIEQMAVE